The genomic DNA GGTGGGCTACCTACGCGATTATGCCGGCATGGATTTGGAGCCTTCGCTGATGTTCAAGATTTCCCCGCGGCTGAAACTGGGGCTATCGATGGTGATCTGGGAGCATATCTTCGACCTTCAACAAACCTATGAGGTGCAGGACCAAGGGAATTCGGTGCGCCACTTCCACGCCGATTTCCCTTTCCAGATCAAGTCGGGCCTGGCTTACCAAGGCGATAGCTGGCTCGTCTCCGCGGACGCCCGCCTCAACGCCTGGAGCCAGTACCAATTCGAGGAACGCAACGTTTCGACCTACCAGAAAACCGGTTACCAGGACGAGCTTATCCTGGCGGTGGGCGGCGAGAAGTTCATCCGCCCGGCGAACATGGTGCTGCGCGCGGGTTATACCTACAATGCCCTGCCCGAGCGAGGGGACTACGATCCCACCTACGATCTGAACCGGTTCAGCGTGGGCGCGGGCTTTCTGTTCAGCGGATCGCTCTCGCTCGACCTCGCGTATTCGTACTCCTTCTGGGGATGGGCCGGAATCGGGGAAACCGCGGGCCAGACCTTGGACAATCGGGAACATCGCGCCCTTGCGACCTTCGCCTTCCGTTATTGATTTACGTTCCCGGAGCGGGGATGTTACCTTAGGCCCAGCATGCGCCGATGCCTCATCCCCCTTCCGCTCCTGGCGGGCTTAAGCCTAGCCTGGTCCGCGGATGCGGACCGCTTCCGCCTGGACCGTTATGAACCGGGCCCTCAGCCTCCCGCCTTCGACACGAGCTTGCTGGAACCGCTGGAAAGCTATGGGCAGGTGCATTCGGCGAGCTTCGCGGGTTGGGCCGATACCGGCTTGTACATCGGCACGCAACTGGGCCGTTACCCCCAGATCCATTCCGTGGCCGCGCCGGGCGCCGATCGCCGGCAAGTGACCTTCTTCCCGCGGCGCATCGCCACCGCGGAAATGAATCCGGTTCCCTCCCGGCGGAACTTCCTGTACTCCTACGACGAAGGCGGCGATGAGCAATTCCAATTGCGCCTGTTCGATCTGGCACGGGGCCGGAGCCTGCCCTTGGGAATGCCTCCCGGCCGCGCCGAGGGGACCATCTGGAACGATTCCGGTACGACCTTCGCCTACGCCCACGTGCCCGCCGGGACGGATCGCTGGGACATCCGCCTGGGCCGCCCCAACGGCTTCGATTCCCTTCTGCTTTCCCTGCCCGGAAGCTGGTCCCCCATGGACCTGCGCCCGGACGGGAAGCGGTTGCTGATCCAACGCTACGTGTCCGCGGCGGAAGCCGAATTGTACGCGCTCGATATCCCCGGCGGGACCTTGACCTTGCTCTCCCCGGGCCCGCCCGCCTTCATCGACGACGCGGCCTGGGTGAAGGCCGGGGGTAACTCGCGGGATACCTCGTGGCAGGTGGTCTTCACTTCGGACCGGGACGGCGAGGCCCATCGCCTGTACCGGCTGGATCCGGACAGCGTCCTGCCCGCCGGCGGATTCCCGGCGGCGGGTACGGGCCCTACGCGTCCCATGCACCGCGCGACCGCCACCCCCGCGGCCATCTCCGCGCCCGGTCCCTGGGACGTGGAATGGGTTTCGGTCGCCCCCGACCGCCGCACCCTGGCCTGGTCGGTCAACGAAGAGGGTTATAGCCGGGTACACGTGCTGGCGCCCGGGTCCAAAACCCCGAAGGCCCTCACGGGCGGCCCGCGCGGCCTGTTCCAGGAAGCCAAGTTCCGTCCCGGGCCCCATCCCAGGGAATTCGCCCTCGCGGCCTCCAATGGCTCGATGCCCGGGGACGTGTGGACCTGCGATTGGGCGCAAGACCGCTGGACGCGGTGGACCTTTAGCGAGACGGGCGGGCTTCCGGCGGCGGCCTTCCGCCTACCGCAACTCGCGCGTTACCCCGGCGGCTCCGGAGGGCCGGGCGCGGGGATCGGGAAGGTCCCCGCCTGGGTCTATCGGCCCGATTCGCTGGCCTTCCCGGGACCGCGTCCCGTGGTGATCCAGATCCATGGAGGCCCCGAACAGCAGGCGCGCCCGGGTTTCGAGGCCTACGTCCAGTTCCTGTGCGGGAGCATGGGCTATGTGGTGATCCTGCCCAACGTGCGGGGTTCCAGCGGCTATGGGAAGAGCTGGCTGAAGGCGGACGACGGGTACGCGCGCATGGGAGCCGTGCGGGACATCGGCGCATTGCTCGACTGGATCGGACGCCAACCGGGTATGGATCCGCGGCGGGTGGCCGTGTCCGGACGATCGTACGGCGGTTTCATGTCTTTGGCTTCCCTGGTCGAATACGGTCCCAGGCTGAAAGCGGGCATCAGCATCGTCGGCATCAGCCATTTCCCCACCTTCCTGAAACAGACCAGCGGTTACCGTCGCGATCTGCGGCGGGTGGAATACGGGGACGAGCGCGACCCGCGCATGGCGGCCTTCCTGGACAGCATTTCGCCTTTGACCCGGGCCGATCGCATCCGTACGCCTCTCTTGCTGATCCACGGCCGGAACGATCCGCGCGTGCCCTACGGCGAATCGGAACGCATTTTCGCGGCGGTCAAGGCGCGCCGCGTGCCTACCTGGTTCCTGACCTTCGAGGATGCCGGCCACGGCGTGCATGATCTGGACGATCAGAAGGCGCAGTGGCGCGTGGAGACGGAGTTCCTAGCGCGACACTTGGGAACGCCCTCCTCGGGAACGCGATCCGGGCCCGGGTCGCACTGATAAATTCCGCCGACGATATCCTGCCACGCTGACAAGGAAACGCGCGCCGCGCGCCTGCCATCGCAAGGGGGGAAATGCTATCTTTGCGTGGCGCGGCGACCGCGGGTCGAAGCGATCGAGGAAGCGTACTCCGGTCGAAGCGACCTCGAAGCGAACGCCTCGGCGCGGAAAGGCATCAGGGATGCGGGCTTTGAAGAAATACCTGTCTTCCTCCATCGGGAGGAAACAGATGATGGGGCTTACCGGCATTATCCTCTACGGTTTCCTGCTCGCCCACCTGCTGGGCAACATCGGCATGCTGGCCGGCGCCGAGCGCTATAACCGCTACGGCTACCTGCTTCTGAACCAGATCTCCGAAATCATCTTGCCCACGGAAATCATCCTCATCCTCGCGTTCGTCCTCCACGTATACCTGGCCCTCAGGCTGGCGCGCGAGAATAAGGCCGCGCGGCCAGTCGCTTACGCGATGAAAAAGAACTCCAAGGCCAGCGGGCATAGCGCCGCCATGACCTTCACCGGCCTGGCCATCGCCATTTACGTGGTCATCCACATCGCCAATTTCCGCTACGGCACCGCAGGGATGGGCGGCATGCCCACCGTGACCTACGACGGAGTCGAGATGCACGACCTGTACGGCAACATGATCCGCGCCTTCTCGCATTGGTGGTACACGCTCGGTTACGTCGTGGCGATGCTGCTCATCTTCTCCCACCTCTCCCACGGCATCCAGAGCAGTTTCCAGAGCCTCGGATTCAACCATCCGAAATGGTCGCCCATGATCGCCTGGGGTGGCAAGGCCTATGCGGTCTTGATCTCCGGGGGCTTCATCCTGCTCGCCGTCTGGGCCTATTTCCAACACGGAGGCATGCCGTCATGATCCTGGATCCTAAAATCCCTCCGGGCCCCGTCGAGAAGAAATGGGACGAGTTCAAGTTCCACATGAAGCTGGTCAATCCGGCCAATAAGCGGAAGTACAAGGTCATCGTGGTCGGCACGGGCCTGGCTGGCTCCTCCGCGGCCGCGAGCCTGTCCGAACTCGGCTACAACGTGCATGCCTTTACCTGGCAGGACAGCCCGCGGCGGGCCCACAGCATTGCCGCCCAAGGCGGCATCAACGCCGCCAAGAACTATCCCAACGACGGCGACAGCGTGCAGCGCCTGTTCTACGATACCGTGAAGGGCGGGGATTTCCGCGCCCGCGAAGCCAACGTCTACCGCTTGGCCCAGGTCTCGGTCAACATCATCGATCAATGCGTGGCGTTGGGGGTCCCTTTCGCCCGCGATTACGGCGGCCTCCTCGACAACCGCTCCTTCGGCGGCACCCAGGTTTCCCGCACCTTCTACGCCCGCGGCCAGACGGGCCAGCAGTTGCTCCTCGGCGCCTATTCCACCATGATGCGCCAGGTGGGCTTAGGGAACGTGAAGCTCTACACCCGCAAGGAATTCCTCGACCTGGTCGTCATCGACGGCAAGGCGCGCGGCATCATCGTGCGCGATCTCCTGACCGGCCAGCTGGAACGCCATGAGGCGGATGCGGTGCTGCTTTGCACGGGCGGTTACGGACGCGTATTCTACCTATCGACCAACGCCATGGGCAGCAACGTCACGGCCACCTGGCGCGCCCACAAGCGCGGCGCCTTTTTCGCAAATCCTTGCTACACCCAGATCCATCCCACCTGCATCCCCGTCACCGGCGAGCATCAAAGCAAGCTGACCCTGATGTCGGAAAGCCTGCGCAACGACGGGCGCGTATGGGTGCCGAAGAAGGCGGGCGACAAACGGGCCCCCGAGACCATTCCCGAAGCCGAGCGCTATTACTTCCTGGAAGAGCGCTATCCCAGCTTCGGCAACCTGGTGCCCCGCGACGTGGCCTCCCGGAACGCCAAGGACGTATGCGACAAGGGCATGGGCGTGGGCCATAGCGGACTCGCCGTCTACCTCGACTTCGCCGACGCCATCAAGCGCATCGGCGAGGCCAAGATCAAGGAGAAGTACGGCAACCTCTTCGATATGTACTTCCGCATCACCGACGAGAATCCCTACAAGTCCCCGATGCGCATCTATCCCGCCGTGCATTACACCATGGGCGGGCTATGGGTGGATTACAACCTCATGAGCAACGTGCCTGGATTGCATGTGTTGGGCGAAGCCAATTTCTCCGACCATGGCGCCAACCGCCTG from Fibrobacterota bacterium includes the following:
- a CDS encoding outer membrane protein transport protein, giving the protein MGRIALLSVFLLAATFASAQDASDPFGLGRAQDIDARAMGLGGAYTAVASDGSALYYNPAGLSAVKKHEVGLSLERTVLTGIGRRDAYPSLHMRQEDLRIQSATWLLPVPTSRGGLTFALGYYRPRNFADLAGYQDDKSATLGAYEYQASGGLDAWRVAFGVDLAPDIAFGLASGLVTGSEEVRIQGTSDGTVGYLRDYAGMDLEPSLMFKISPRLKLGLSMVIWEHIFDLQQTYEVQDQGNSVRHFHADFPFQIKSGLAYQGDSWLVSADARLNAWSQYQFEERNVSTYQKTGYQDELILAVGGEKFIRPANMVLRAGYTYNALPERGDYDPTYDLNRFSVGAGFLFSGSLSLDLAYSYSFWGWAGIGETAGQTLDNREHRALATFAFRY
- a CDS encoding prolyl oligopeptidase family serine peptidase; translated protein: MRRCLIPLPLLAGLSLAWSADADRFRLDRYEPGPQPPAFDTSLLEPLESYGQVHSASFAGWADTGLYIGTQLGRYPQIHSVAAPGADRRQVTFFPRRIATAEMNPVPSRRNFLYSYDEGGDEQFQLRLFDLARGRSLPLGMPPGRAEGTIWNDSGTTFAYAHVPAGTDRWDIRLGRPNGFDSLLLSLPGSWSPMDLRPDGKRLLIQRYVSAAEAELYALDIPGGTLTLLSPGPPAFIDDAAWVKAGGNSRDTSWQVVFTSDRDGEAHRLYRLDPDSVLPAGGFPAAGTGPTRPMHRATATPAAISAPGPWDVEWVSVAPDRRTLAWSVNEEGYSRVHVLAPGSKTPKALTGGPRGLFQEAKFRPGPHPREFALAASNGSMPGDVWTCDWAQDRWTRWTFSETGGLPAAAFRLPQLARYPGGSGGPGAGIGKVPAWVYRPDSLAFPGPRPVVIQIHGGPEQQARPGFEAYVQFLCGSMGYVVILPNVRGSSGYGKSWLKADDGYARMGAVRDIGALLDWIGRQPGMDPRRVAVSGRSYGGFMSLASLVEYGPRLKAGISIVGISHFPTFLKQTSGYRRDLRRVEYGDERDPRMAAFLDSISPLTRADRIRTPLLLIHGRNDPRVPYGESERIFAAVKARRVPTWFLTFEDAGHGVHDLDDQKAQWRVETEFLARHLGTPSSGTRSGPGSH
- a CDS encoding succinate dehydrogenase cytochrome b subunit, with the protein product MRALKKYLSSSIGRKQMMGLTGIILYGFLLAHLLGNIGMLAGAERYNRYGYLLLNQISEIILPTEIILILAFVLHVYLALRLARENKAARPVAYAMKKNSKASGHSAAMTFTGLAIAIYVVIHIANFRYGTAGMGGMPTVTYDGVEMHDLYGNMIRAFSHWWYTLGYVVAMLLIFSHLSHGIQSSFQSLGFNHPKWSPMIAWGGKAYAVLISGGFILLAVWAYFQHGGMPS
- a CDS encoding fumarate reductase/succinate dehydrogenase flavoprotein subunit; this translates as MILDPKIPPGPVEKKWDEFKFHMKLVNPANKRKYKVIVVGTGLAGSSAAASLSELGYNVHAFTWQDSPRRAHSIAAQGGINAAKNYPNDGDSVQRLFYDTVKGGDFRAREANVYRLAQVSVNIIDQCVALGVPFARDYGGLLDNRSFGGTQVSRTFYARGQTGQQLLLGAYSTMMRQVGLGNVKLYTRKEFLDLVVIDGKARGIIVRDLLTGQLERHEADAVLLCTGGYGRVFYLSTNAMGSNVTATWRAHKRGAFFANPCYTQIHPTCIPVTGEHQSKLTLMSESLRNDGRVWVPKKAGDKRAPETIPEAERYYFLEERYPSFGNLVPRDVASRNAKDVCDKGMGVGHSGLAVYLDFADAIKRIGEAKIKEKYGNLFDMYFRITDENPYKSPMRIYPAVHYTMGGLWVDYNLMSNVPGLHVLGEANFSDHGANRLGASALMQGLADGYFIIPQTLGHYLASTNLPKVTTDHAAFKDAEAAQREIINKLLAVKGKKAAAEFHRELGKVMWDKCGMARTEKSLKEALVEIPRIRDEFWKNVNVTGTGAALNQALEEAGRVADFLEFGELLVRDALHRNESCGGHFREESQTPEGEALRDDDKFCYAAAWEFKGVGKEPDLHKDVLTFENVHLTQRSYK